From Anopheles coluzzii chromosome 3, AcolN3, whole genome shotgun sequence, the proteins below share one genomic window:
- the LOC120957390 gene encoding insulin-like growth factor-binding protein complex acid labile subunit, producing the protein MTTHTGSKTSRGHRCPRGMMLSLLVAVTVGMVMAAAVVVSPVEAAGLANCPLGCQCDDDTLVVTCGEGQLDVLPIVLNPSLQRLVIKNNKIKTIDSSMQFYAELTFLDLSYNHLFNMPPRTFAYQRKLTELHLNHNKVGSITNKTFVGLVALTVLNLRGNFLDELPEGVFAGVPKLEELNLGQNRIAKIDPKAFAGLTGLRVLYLDDNTISAVPSPALQPLRALGELYIGLNSFAAIPKEAFAMLTGLAKLDLEGAALLNVSRDSFRGLERLRTLDLSDNRLARIPTAELAVLERLEELSLGQNDFESIPPNAFAGLNNLRVLDISGSLKLTRIESGAFAHNTNLEEIVIASNKMLTEVQDGALSGLPHLRRVVLKDNALTTLTDGMLSWNDLVELDLSENLILCDCQILWLRNLLVSRSNGTVGAAVQQIPVVCASPDRLRGQVLQSLSPELLGCTHPDRQQQAIICVVLVSAAAVLTTLALVIYKCRRRIQEAVKGSWGSNGIGRKEREYQKTFSEEDYSARHPHPGPPGGGLAIHPTTLNNYQINHQHHHSHGIRHIPVTEL; encoded by the coding sequence ATGACGACGCACACGGGCAGTAAAACATCGCGCGGCCACCGTTGCCCGCGGGGCATGATGCTGAGCCTGCTGGTCGCCGTCACGGTCGGCATGGTGATGGCGGCCGCGGTCGTCGTCTCGCCCGTCGAGGCGGCCGGGCTGGCCAACTGTCCGCTCGGCTGCCAGTGCGACGACGATACGCTCGTGGTGACGTGCGGCGAGGGGCAGCTCGACGTGCTGCCGATCGTGCTGAACCCCTCCCTGCAGCGGCTCGTCATCAAGAACAACAAGATCAAAACGATCGACTCCTCCATGCAGTTCTACGCCGAGCTAACGTTTCTCGACCTTAGCTACAACCATCTGTTTAACATGCCGCCGCGCACCTTCGCCTACCAGCGCAAGCTGACCGAGCTGCACCTGAACCACAACAAGGTGGGCTCGATCACGAACAAAACGTTCGTGGGGCTGGTCGCGCTGACCGTGCTGAACCTGCGCGGCAACTTCCTGGACGAGCTGCCCGAGGGCGTGTTTGCGGGCGTGCCGAAGCTCGAGGAGCTAAACCTGGGCCAGAATCGCATCGCCAAGATCGACCCGAAAGCGTTCGCCGGGCTGACCGGGCTGCGCGTGCTCTACCTGGACGACAACACGATCAGTGCGGTACCGTCGCCGGCGCTGCAACCGCTCCGAGCGCTGGGCGAGCTGTACATCGGGCTCAACTCGTTCGCTGCCATCCCGAAGGAAGCGTTCGCCATGCTGACCGGGCTGGCCAAGCTCGATCTGGAGGGTGCCGCGCTGCTGAACGTGTCGCGCGACAGCTTCCGCGGGCTGGAGCGGCTCCGCACGCTCGACCTGTCGGACAATCGGCTCGCCCGCATCCCGACGGCCGAGCTGGCGGTGCTAGAGCGGCTCGAGGAGCTGTCACTCGGGCAGAACGATTTCGAATCGATaccaccgaacgcgttcgcgGGGCTTAACAATCTGCGCGTGCTGGACATATCCGGTTCGCTCAAGCTGACGCGCATCGAGAGCGGTGCGTTTGCGCACAACACCAACCTGGAGGAGATTGTGATCGCCTCGAACAAGATGCTGACCGAGGTGCAGGACGGTGCGCTGAGCGGGCTGCCCCATCTGCGGCGCGTCGTGCTGAAGGACAACGCCCTGACGACGCTCACCGACGGGATGCTCTCGTGGAACGATCTGGTGGAGCTGGATCTGTCCGAGAACTTGATCCTGTGCGACTGCCAGATACTGTGGCTGCGCAATCTGCTTGTGAGTCGTAGCAATGGAACGGTCGGAGCGGCGGTGCAACAGATTCCGGTCGTTTGTGCCTCGCCGGACCGGCTACGCGGCCAGGTGCTGCAGAGCCTGTCACCCGAGCTGCTCGGCTGCACGCATCccgaccggcagcagcaggccaTCATCTGCGTGGTGCTGGTGAGTGCCGCCGCCGTGCTGACGACGCTCGCCCTCGTCATCTACAAGTGTCGCCGGCGCATCCAGGAAGCGGTCAAGGGTAGCTGGGGCTCGAACGGAATAGGGCGCAAGGAGCGCGAGTATCAGAAAACGTTCTCCGAGGAGGACTACTCCGCGCGCCACCCGCATCCGGGGCCGCCGGGCGGCGGGCTAGCGATCCATCCGACCACGCTCAACAACTACCAGATcaaccaccagcaccatcacTCGCACGGCATCCGGCACATCCCGGTGACGGAACTATAG
- the LOC120957391 gene encoding lateral signaling target protein 2 homolog, giving the protein LEAPPPPPRRGGPPVAGQNGAQQTSTTATSFLQLSQDHLGQPVQPGMKLFPNYTPPIPPHHQQQQQQHHHHSLHHHNGNGGLDEPANNHHYHQITYQTQTLAPLRLNQEHFLPHATKTTKTAGGTMPAGVNQPRSHAKYQTHHHHLHHHGAGGDGATLHHHSTGSYSPDGGAGPLHHHHLHHHHHPHHHPHAPHLRDDCSDRDDDDDDTLDVNDGVGVSGGVGGEEECSGQSDATSPPDSPLSPVPPELPIRNGLLAANTLNHINNNNNNGPMMGTERTRSPPTPPVTPPPSFTNHTGSTPGLDSGGGGRKTLSVARHYH; this is encoded by the coding sequence CTAGAGGCTCCCCCTCCGCCACCACGGAGGGGAGGTCCGCCCGTGGCCGGTCAAAACGGGGCCCAGCAAACtagcaccaccgccaccagctTTCTGCAGCTCAGCCAGGACCATCTAGGCCAGCCGGTCCAGCCCGGCATGAAGCTGTTCCCGAACTACACGCCACCGATTCCAccgcaccatcagcagcagcagcagcagcaccatcaccacagcCTGCACCATCACAACGGTAACGGTGGGCTGGACGAGCCGGCCAacaaccaccactaccaccagaTCACTTACCAGACGCAAACGCTCGCGCCGTTGCGGCTCAATCAGGAGCACTTTCTGCCGCACGCGACCAAAACCACCAAGACGGCCGGTGGAACGATGCCGGCCGGTGTCAATCAGCCGCGGTCGCACGCCAAGTATCAAacgcaccatcaccatctgCACCACCATGGTGCTGGGGGGGATGGGGCCACGCTGCATCATCACAGCACCGGCAGCTACTCGCCCGATGGTGGGGCCGGCCCGctccatcaccatcatctgcaccatcaccaccatccgcATCATCATCCGCATGCGCCCCATCTGCGGGACGATTGCTCCGACCgggacgatgacgacgatgacacGCTGGACGTGAACGATGGTGTTGGTGtcagtggtggtgttggtggtgagGAGGAATGCAGTGGGCAGAGCGATGCAACATCACCGCCCGACAGCCCGCTCTCGCCCGTCCCACCCGAGCTGCCCATCCGGAATGGGCTGCTGGCGGCAAACACGCTGAaccacatcaacaacaacaacaacaacggtcCAATGATGGGCACGGAACGGACCCGGTCACCACCGACGCCACCGGTCACACCGCCACCCTCCTTTACCAACCACACCGGCAGCACACCGGGGCTGgacagcggcggcggcggccgcaaAACGCTGTCCGTCGCACGACACTATCACTAG